The Strigops habroptila isolate Jane chromosome 13 unlocalized genomic scaffold, bStrHab1.2.pri S16, whole genome shotgun sequence genome window below encodes:
- the LOC115602119 gene encoding uroplakin-3b-like, with product MLMGMRDGVSTCSLPAPPALLPYVPHVPTTALPGKLTATTFALERPCCIFDHQANASDAVWLVVAFANASDTFRNPPSRADVPLYERLPTAHSYMTLETPVHAFACSAPSPALLRVGGDTACRGQEPCNGPLPSPGPYRVKFLVMGCHGPKAETRWSDLILLRRASSPSTIDPVPAHRSSTVVVITSILASLGAVLAATVLGAMGAKAWGSLCSQDSGTSTHRSYRTHHIPPALSRPPGCRCSPPGLGCFAPQPPAPCPAE from the exons ATGCTCATGGGGATGCGGGATGGGGTCAGCACTTGCTCACTGCCcgctcccccagccctgctgccctaCGTGCCCCATGTACCCACCACGGCACTGCCGGGGAAGCTCACGGCCACCACCTTCGCTCTGGAGAGACCCTGCTGCATCTTCGACCATCAGGCCAACGCTTCCGATGCCGTTTGGCTGGTGGTGGCGTTTGCCAACG CCTCGGACACCTTCAGGAACCCCCCGTCCCGGGCTGACGTGCCCCTGTACGAGCGGCTGCCCACGGCGCACTCCTACATGACGCTGGAGACGCCGGTCCATGCGTTCGCCTGCTCAGCACCGAGCCCGGCCCTGCTGCGCGTTGGGGGGGACACGGCATGCAGGGGACAGGAGCCCTGCAATGggcccctgccctccccagggCCATACAG gGTGAAGTTCCTGGTGATGGGCTGCCACGGCCCCAAAGCAGAGACGAGATGGTCCGACCTCATCCTTCTTCGGAGAG ccAGCAGCCCGAGCACCATCGACCCTGTGCCTGCACACCGCAGCAGCACCGTGGTGGTCATCACCTCCATCCTTGCCAGCTTGGGGGCCGTGCTGGCCGCCACGGTGCTCGGTGCCATGGG CGCCAAGGCATGGGGGTCCCTGTGCAGCCAGGATTCAGGGACCAGCACCCACAGATCCTACAGGACCCACCATATCCCCCCAGCGCTGTCCCGGCCCCCGGGTTGCCGGTGCAGCCCCCCGGGGCTGGGCTGCTTTGccccccagcctcctgctccgTGTCCTGCCGAGTAA
- the LOC115602002 gene encoding uroplakin-3b-like protein 1: MLPLLLLLLATARGQDPMRYTPTLSSLSLGGLTTTSTFVLDQPRCVFPDTLGDAVIWLVVAVPQGVYSFNSTLEPGSPGRAYQLFPDSTSAYMTLNTTLLNYPCPKTDGEITVLRVGSETSCQRDNTRPTCNGPLPGPGPYRVKFVAWNDSGPVAETSWSERITLKTAAPWNNIPTSDRGHSAAMIALTSILTILFATLLAGLVAMLVCWGSDACGGSSTFSKPEAVTVQRYNTHHVYDQAPARL, from the exons ATGCTCccgctgctcctcctgctcctggcgACCGCCCGCGGCCAGG ACCCGATGCGGTACACACCGACCCTGTCCAGCCTGTCCCTGGGGGGGCTGACGACCACCTCCACCTTCGTGCTGGACCAGCCCCGCTGCGTCTTCCCCGACACGCTGGGTGATGCCGTCATCTGGCTGGTGGTGGCCGTCCCGCAGG gcgTATACAGCTTCAACAGCACCCTGGAGCCGGGGTCCCCCGGCAGGGCGTACCAGCTCTTCCCGGACAGCACCTCTGCCTACATGACCCTCAACACCACCCTCCTCAACTACCCCTGCCCCAAAACTGATGGGGAGATCACGGTGCTGCGCGTCGGCAGCGAGACCAGCTGCCAAAGGGATAACACCAGGCCCACTTGCAATGGccccctgcccggccccgggCCGTACCG ggTGAAGTTCGTCGCCTGGAATGACTCCGGCCCTGTGGCCGAGACAAGCTGGTCAGAGCGCATCACCCTGAAGACAG CCGCACCATGGAACAACATCCCAACGTCGGACCGCGGGCACAGCGCTGCCATGATCGCCCTCACCTCCATCCTCACCATCCTCTTCGCCACCCTGCTGGCCGGCCTGGTGGCCATGCTGGTGTGCTGGGG ctcgGATGCCTGTGGCGGCAGCAGCACCTTCAGCAAGCCGGAGGCAGTGACGGTGCAGCGGTACAACACACACCACGTCTACGACCAAGCTCCGGCCCGGCTCTGA